One genomic region from Streptomyces sp. NBC_00582 encodes:
- the ligA gene encoding NAD-dependent DNA ligase LigA, which produces MAGDKQAETTVPAEAREQHAKLAEQIEEHRFRYYVKDAPVISDAEFDRLLRALEALEREHPELRTPDSPTQKVAGAYATDFTAVQHRERMLSLDNAFDDLELAAWAERVHKDVGASAYHFLCELKVDGLAVNLTYENGRLTRAATRGDGRTGEDITPNVRTIAEIPDRLAGDGVPTLVEIRGEVYFPMEQFEELNARLVAAGDKPFANPRNAAAGSLRQKDPRVTATRPLHMVVHGIGALEGYEGMGRLSEAYDLLKGWGLPTSTHNRVVGDLDGVRRFIAYYGENRHSVEHEIDGVVVKLDEIRLQGRLGSTARAPRWAIAYKYAPEEVNTKLVNIRVGVGRTGRVTPYAQVEPVTVAGSEVEFATLHNQDVVKAKGVLIGDTVVLRKAGDVIPEILGPVADLRDGSEREFVMPAECPECGTPLRPMKEGDIDLRCPNARTCPAQLRERLFYLAGRKALDIEQFGYVAAAALTKPLEPADPPLADEGDLFDLTIEQLLPIKAYVLDQDSGLPKRDPKTGEEKIATVFANQQGEARKNALAMLENIAAAKDRPLARVLTGLSIRHVGPVAAEALAREFRSIDRIEQASEAELAATDGVGSIIAASLKEWFAEDWHQEIIRKWRAAGVRMEEEGSGEDEGPRPLEGLTVVVTGTLEHFTRDGAKDALQSRGAKVTGSVSKKTSFVVVGESPGSKYDKAMQLKVPVLDEEGFSVLLEQGPDAAVEVALPAEEQAAEQTAE; this is translated from the coding sequence GTGGCCGGCGACAAGCAAGCGGAGACGACGGTGCCCGCCGAGGCGCGGGAGCAGCACGCGAAGCTCGCTGAGCAGATCGAGGAGCACCGCTTCCGGTACTACGTGAAGGACGCTCCCGTCATCAGCGACGCGGAGTTCGACCGCCTGCTGCGCGCGCTGGAGGCGCTGGAGCGGGAACACCCGGAGCTGCGCACGCCCGACTCGCCGACCCAGAAGGTCGCCGGGGCGTACGCGACCGATTTCACGGCCGTCCAGCACCGCGAACGCATGCTCTCCCTGGACAACGCCTTCGACGACCTGGAGCTGGCCGCCTGGGCCGAGCGCGTCCACAAGGACGTCGGCGCCTCCGCGTACCACTTCCTGTGCGAGCTCAAGGTCGACGGCCTCGCCGTCAACCTGACGTATGAGAACGGCCGCCTCACGCGCGCGGCGACCCGCGGCGACGGCCGCACCGGCGAGGACATCACGCCCAACGTGCGCACCATCGCCGAGATCCCCGACCGGCTGGCGGGCGACGGGGTGCCCACGCTCGTGGAGATCCGCGGCGAGGTCTACTTCCCGATGGAGCAGTTCGAGGAGCTCAACGCCCGGCTGGTCGCGGCCGGCGACAAGCCCTTCGCCAACCCGCGCAACGCGGCGGCCGGTTCACTGCGCCAGAAGGACCCGCGCGTCACCGCCACCCGCCCCCTGCACATGGTGGTCCACGGCATCGGCGCCCTGGAGGGCTACGAGGGCATGGGCCGCCTCTCCGAGGCCTACGACCTCCTCAAGGGCTGGGGCCTGCCCACCTCGACGCACAACAGGGTCGTCGGCGACCTGGACGGCGTACGGCGGTTCATCGCGTACTACGGCGAGAACCGCCACTCCGTGGAGCACGAGATCGACGGGGTCGTCGTCAAGCTCGACGAGATCCGGCTCCAGGGCCGGCTCGGCTCCACGGCCCGCGCCCCGCGCTGGGCCATCGCGTACAAGTACGCGCCGGAGGAGGTCAACACCAAGCTCGTCAACATCAGGGTGGGCGTGGGCCGTACGGGCCGTGTGACGCCGTACGCCCAGGTGGAGCCGGTGACGGTGGCGGGCTCCGAGGTCGAGTTCGCGACCCTGCACAACCAGGACGTCGTCAAGGCCAAGGGCGTCCTCATCGGCGACACGGTGGTGCTGCGCAAGGCCGGTGACGTCATCCCCGAGATCCTCGGCCCCGTCGCCGACCTCAGGGACGGCAGCGAGCGGGAGTTCGTGATGCCGGCCGAGTGCCCCGAGTGCGGTACGCCGCTCAGGCCGATGAAGGAGGGCGACATCGACCTGCGCTGCCCCAACGCCCGCACCTGCCCGGCGCAGTTGCGCGAGCGGCTGTTCTACCTCGCGGGCCGCAAGGCGCTCGACATCGAGCAGTTCGGGTACGTGGCGGCGGCCGCCCTGACCAAGCCGCTGGAGCCCGCCGACCCGCCGCTGGCCGACGAGGGCGACCTCTTCGACCTCACCATCGAGCAGCTGCTGCCCATCAAGGCGTACGTCCTCGACCAGGACAGCGGACTGCCCAAGCGCGACCCGAAGACCGGCGAGGAGAAGATCGCCACGGTCTTCGCCAACCAGCAGGGCGAGGCCAGGAAGAACGCGCTGGCGATGCTGGAGAACATCGCCGCGGCCAAGGACCGTCCGCTCGCCCGTGTCCTCACCGGTCTGTCGATCCGTCATGTGGGCCCGGTCGCGGCCGAGGCGCTCGCGCGCGAGTTCCGCTCCATCGACCGCATCGAGCAGGCGAGCGAGGCGGAACTGGCGGCCACCGACGGCGTGGGCTCGATCATCGCGGCCTCGCTCAAGGAGTGGTTCGCCGAGGACTGGCACCAGGAGATCATCCGCAAGTGGCGGGCCGCCGGTGTCCGCATGGAGGAGGAGGGCTCCGGCGAGGACGAGGGCCCCCGTCCTCTCGAAGGCCTGACGGTCGTCGTCACCGGCACGCTCGAACACTTCACCCGCGACGGTGCGAAGGACGCGTTGCAGAGCCGGGGCGCGAAGGTGACCGGTTCGGTCTCGAAGAAGACCTCGTTCGTCGTCGTGGGCGAGAGCCCCGGGTCGAAGTACGACAAGGCGATGCAGCTCAAGGTGCCCGTGCTGGACGAGGAGGGCTTCTCGGTCCTGCTCGAACAGGGCCCGGACGCGGCCGTCGAAGTCGCCCTTCCGGCCGAGGAGCAGGCCGCGGAGCAGACCGCGGAGTGA
- a CDS encoding methionine synthase, with the protein MNALSPYGPATGVGSLPGGDAREAARTATGSFEDFPFLPELPARGPGADMIGRTAGMLVELYARVEPSGWRIGDHPGRDTKRARSWLGEDLDALEEFTQDYAGPLKVQAVGPWTLAAALELRNGEAALSDPGACRDLAASLAEGLRLHLAEVQRRIPGARLVIQLDEPSLTAVLTGRVRTASGYRTHRAVDRQLVEATLREVAGVHGDGPVVVHSCAPDVPFALLRRAGVAGISFDFSLLTERDEEAIGEAVEGGTRLFAGVVPGTDSALSDPAGSVMGVRTLWRRLGLQPGLLTEAVTLTPACGLAGASPAYARKALAHCVRAARSLADNPE; encoded by the coding sequence GTGAACGCACTCTCGCCCTACGGCCCCGCCACCGGCGTCGGATCCCTCCCCGGCGGCGACGCCCGGGAGGCCGCCAGGACCGCCACCGGTTCCTTCGAGGACTTCCCGTTCCTGCCCGAACTCCCGGCCCGCGGCCCGGGCGCGGACATGATCGGCCGGACGGCGGGCATGCTCGTGGAGCTCTACGCGCGCGTGGAGCCCAGCGGCTGGCGGATCGGCGACCACCCGGGCCGGGACACCAAGCGGGCCCGCTCCTGGCTCGGCGAGGACCTCGACGCCCTCGAGGAGTTCACCCAGGACTACGCGGGCCCGCTCAAGGTGCAGGCCGTCGGCCCCTGGACGCTCGCCGCCGCCCTGGAGCTGAGGAACGGCGAGGCCGCCCTCTCCGACCCCGGCGCCTGCCGCGACCTGGCCGCCTCCCTGGCCGAGGGGCTGCGGCTGCACCTCGCCGAGGTCCAGCGGCGCATCCCCGGCGCCCGGCTCGTCATCCAGCTCGACGAACCGTCCCTCACAGCCGTCCTGACCGGCCGGGTGCGGACCGCCAGCGGCTACCGCACCCACCGCGCCGTCGACCGCCAGCTCGTGGAGGCCACCCTCCGGGAGGTGGCCGGGGTGCACGGGGACGGCCCGGTCGTGGTCCACTCCTGCGCCCCGGACGTCCCCTTCGCCCTGCTGCGCCGGGCCGGGGTCGCCGGGATCTCCTTCGACTTCTCGCTGCTCACCGAGCGTGACGAGGAGGCGATCGGGGAAGCGGTGGAAGGCGGGACCCGGCTGTTCGCCGGTGTCGTGCCGGGCACGGACTCCGCATTGTCAGACCCTGCCGGTAGCGTCATGGGTGTACGGACGCTGTGGCGCAGGCTGGGACTGCAACCGGGGCTTCTCACGGAGGCGGTCACGCTCACCCCGGCCTGCGGACTCGCGGGGGCCTCTCCCGCGTACGCCCGCAAGGCCCTCGCCCACTGCGTCCGGGCGGCGAGATCCCTCGCGGACAACCCAGAGTAA
- a CDS encoding SDR family oxidoreductase — protein MAGMATHVITGAGSGIGAAVARRLHARGDDLVLHARDAGRAKELAARFPGARTLVGDLADPDRLSWAFSHQSLPDRVDSLLHIAGVVDLGPVGELTPKAWRHQLNVNLIAPAELTRHFLPQLRAAHGHVVFVNSGAGLRASAEWSAYAASKHGLKALADSLRNEEHGNGVRVTSVYPGRTASPMQAKVHQQEGKEYDPADWIDPESVATTLVMALDLPRDAEVNDLTVRPGR, from the coding sequence ATGGCGGGCATGGCTACCCATGTGATCACCGGAGCGGGCTCCGGCATCGGCGCGGCCGTCGCCCGCCGTCTGCACGCGCGCGGGGACGACCTCGTGCTCCACGCGCGCGACGCGGGCCGTGCGAAGGAACTCGCGGCCCGGTTCCCCGGCGCCCGCACCCTCGTCGGCGACCTCGCCGACCCCGACCGGCTGAGCTGGGCCTTCTCCCATCAGTCGCTCCCGGACCGGGTCGACTCGCTGCTGCACATCGCCGGCGTGGTCGACCTGGGCCCGGTCGGCGAGCTCACCCCCAAGGCCTGGCGCCACCAGCTCAACGTCAACCTGATCGCCCCCGCCGAACTCACCCGCCACTTCCTGCCCCAACTGCGCGCCGCCCACGGGCACGTGGTGTTCGTGAACTCCGGCGCCGGCCTCAGGGCGAGCGCCGAGTGGTCCGCGTACGCCGCCTCCAAGCACGGCCTCAAAGCCCTCGCCGACTCCCTTCGCAACGAGGAGCACGGCAACGGCGTCCGCGTCACCTCCGTCTACCCCGGCCGCACCGCCAGCCCCATGCAGGCCAAGGTGCACCAGCAGGAGGGCAAGGAGTACGACCCCGCCGACTGGATCGATCCCGAATCGGTCGCGACGACCCTCGTGATGGCGCTCGACCTGCCGAGGGACGCCGAGGTGAACGACCTGACCGTACGGCCCGGCCGCTGA
- a CDS encoding DUF427 domain-containing protein: MTRGHTITIERETRRVRVVHDGRVLAETDRALALRETGCPVRFYIPEADVRMDLLTPSDTHTHCPFKGTASYWSLPDAPDLVWSYPDPKPDVAAIRNHLCFYEVEVS; encoded by the coding sequence ATGACCCGAGGACACACGATCACGATCGAGCGGGAGACCCGGCGCGTCAGGGTCGTCCACGACGGCCGGGTGCTCGCCGAGACCGACCGGGCCCTCGCCCTGCGCGAGACGGGCTGTCCGGTGCGGTTCTACATCCCCGAGGCCGATGTCCGCATGGACCTGCTGACCCCGTCCGACACCCACACCCACTGCCCCTTCAAGGGCACGGCGTCCTACTGGTCGCTGCCCGACGCGCCCGACCTCGTGTGGTCCTATCCCGACCCCAAGCCCGATGTCGCGGCGATCAGGAACCACCTCTGCTTCTACGAAGTGGAAGTGTCGTAG
- a CDS encoding alpha/beta fold hydrolase — protein MDKKTISRDGTELAYARAGQGPAVILVSGAMSTGGTVAPLGGLLARRCTVLWYDRRGRGGSGDTAPFAVEREVEDLAALIDAAGGEASLYGISSGGALVLRAAASGLPVRRVAVYETPYADFQERGADDRAAYTERLTEALAQGRRGDAVELFLRLTGLAEEMILRARQSPMWAGMEAIAPTLAYDDAVMGGGLVPRERLASLGVPVLAVAGGDSPAWIVEATRAVAEAAPQGTYRLLEGQTHMVDPNVLAPVLEEFFGG, from the coding sequence ATGGACAAGAAGACCATTTCGCGCGACGGCACCGAACTCGCGTACGCACGGGCCGGACAGGGTCCCGCGGTCATCCTGGTGAGCGGGGCGATGTCCACGGGTGGCACCGTGGCGCCCCTGGGCGGGCTGCTCGCGCGCCGCTGCACGGTCCTCTGGTACGACCGGCGGGGCCGCGGCGGGAGCGGGGACACGGCGCCGTTCGCGGTGGAACGCGAGGTGGAGGACCTGGCCGCGTTGATCGACGCGGCGGGCGGCGAGGCCTCGTTGTACGGCATCTCCTCGGGCGGGGCGCTGGTGCTGCGGGCGGCGGCGAGCGGGCTGCCGGTGCGGCGGGTGGCCGTCTACGAGACGCCGTACGCCGACTTCCAGGAGCGCGGCGCCGATGACCGTGCCGCGTACACCGAGCGGCTCACCGAGGCGCTCGCCCAGGGGCGGCGCGGGGACGCCGTGGAGCTGTTCCTGCGGCTGACGGGGCTGGCCGAGGAGATGATCCTGCGGGCCCGCCAGTCGCCCATGTGGGCCGGCATGGAGGCGATCGCGCCGACCCTCGCCTACGACGACGCCGTGATGGGCGGGGGTCTGGTCCCGCGGGAGCGGCTGGCCTCCCTCGGCGTACCGGTGCTCGCGGTGGCGGGCGGCGACAGCCCCGCGTGGATCGTCGAGGCCACGCGGGCGGTGGCGGAGGCGGCACCGCAGGGGACGTACCGCCTGCTGGAAGGTCAGACCCACATGGTGGATCCGAACGTGCTCGCGCCCGTGCTGGAGGAGTTCTTCGGCGGGTAG
- the mnmA gene encoding tRNA 2-thiouridine(34) synthase MnmA, with translation MTETSQRPRPLRVLAAMSGGVDSAVAAARAAEAGHDVTGVHLALSANPQSFRTGARGCCTIEDSRDARRAADVIGIPFYVWDLADRFREDVVEDFVAEYEAGRTPNPCLRCNEKIKFAALLDKALALGFDAVCTGHYAQVIVRQDGTRELHRASDMAKDQSYVLGVLDERQLAHALFPLGDTVTTKDEIRAEAERRGLAVAKKPDSHDICFIADGDTQGFLANRLGRAEGDIVDESGAKIGTHEGAYGFTIGQRKGLRIGTPAPDGKPRYVLDISPVNNTVTVGPAAALDVSALTAIKPRWCGTAPTGPGTYTAQLRAHGGETEVTAEPVDGELRVTFAEPVRGVAPGQAIVLYDGTRVVGSATIASTVRATAGVA, from the coding sequence ATGACTGAGACCTCGCAGCGCCCCCGCCCCCTTCGCGTACTCGCCGCCATGTCCGGCGGGGTCGACTCCGCCGTCGCCGCCGCCCGCGCCGCGGAAGCCGGCCACGACGTCACCGGCGTCCACCTCGCGCTCTCGGCGAACCCGCAGTCCTTCCGCACGGGCGCGCGGGGCTGCTGCACCATCGAGGACTCCCGCGACGCCCGCCGCGCCGCCGACGTCATCGGCATCCCCTTCTACGTGTGGGACCTCGCCGACCGCTTCCGCGAGGACGTCGTCGAGGACTTCGTCGCCGAGTACGAGGCCGGCCGCACCCCCAACCCCTGCCTGCGCTGCAACGAGAAGATCAAGTTCGCGGCGCTCCTGGACAAGGCCCTGGCCCTCGGCTTCGACGCGGTCTGCACCGGCCACTACGCACAGGTGATCGTGCGGCAGGACGGCACCCGCGAACTGCACCGCGCCTCCGACATGGCCAAGGACCAGTCGTACGTCCTCGGCGTCCTGGACGAGCGGCAGCTCGCGCACGCCCTGTTCCCCCTCGGCGACACGGTCACCACGAAGGACGAGATCCGCGCCGAGGCCGAGCGCAGGGGCCTCGCGGTCGCCAAGAAGCCCGACTCCCACGACATCTGCTTCATCGCCGACGGCGACACCCAGGGCTTCCTCGCGAACCGCCTCGGCCGGGCCGAGGGCGACATCGTCGACGAGTCCGGAGCGAAGATCGGCACCCACGAGGGGGCGTACGGCTTCACCATCGGCCAGCGCAAGGGACTGCGCATCGGCACCCCGGCCCCCGACGGCAAGCCGCGCTACGTCCTCGACATCTCCCCGGTGAACAACACGGTGACGGTCGGCCCGGCCGCCGCCCTCGACGTGAGCGCCCTGACCGCGATCAAGCCGCGCTGGTGCGGAACGGCCCCCACCGGCCCCGGCACCTACACCGCCCAGCTCCGCGCCCACGGCGGCGAGACCGAGGTGACGGCGGAGCCGGTCGACGGCGAGCTGCGGGTCACGTTCGCCGAGCCGGTCCGCGGCGTGGCCCCCGGCCAGGCGATCGTCCTGTACGACGGCACCCGCGTGGTGGGCTCGGCGACGATCGCCTCGACGGTCCGGGCGACGGCCGGGGTGGCCTGA
- a CDS encoding N-acetylmuramoyl-L-alanine amidase — protein sequence MGARGTDSDRRIGRRALLIGGAAAAVGSAVLAREELAHLYWRLPGVRRARVEGAVDFGGARWVAASEANFRWADRPDDYGVDMVVIHVTQGDLASAVRAFEDPGHRAAAHYIVGQDGGVTQMIRELDVAYHAGNRAYNERSVGIEHEGFVDRPEDFTDAMYEASARLTARVCERYGIPVDREHIIGHVEVPGTDHTDPGEHWDWDRYLKLVKTARTAST from the coding sequence ATGGGGGCGAGAGGGACCGACTCCGACCGGCGGATCGGGCGGCGGGCGCTGCTGATCGGCGGGGCGGCGGCCGCCGTGGGCTCGGCGGTGCTGGCGCGTGAGGAGCTGGCGCATCTGTACTGGCGGCTGCCGGGGGTGCGCAGGGCGCGGGTGGAGGGCGCGGTGGACTTCGGGGGCGCGCGCTGGGTGGCGGCCTCGGAGGCGAACTTCCGCTGGGCGGACCGGCCGGACGACTACGGCGTCGACATGGTGGTCATTCATGTCACGCAGGGTGATCTGGCCAGCGCGGTGCGGGCGTTCGAGGATCCTGGGCACCGGGCGGCGGCGCATTACATCGTCGGCCAGGACGGCGGTGTCACCCAGATGATCCGTGAGCTGGACGTGGCGTACCACGCGGGCAACCGCGCGTACAACGAACGCAGTGTCGGCATCGAGCACGAGGGGTTCGTGGACCGGCCGGAGGATTTCACCGACGCGATGTACGAGGCGTCCGCGCGGCTGACCGCCCGGGTCTGCGAGCGGTACGGCATCCCCGTCGACCGGGAGCACATCATCGGGCATGTGGAAGTGCCGGGGACGGACCACACCGACCCCGGTGAGCACTGGGACTGGGACCGGTACCTGAAGCTCGTCAAAACGGCGCGAACCGCTTCCACCTGA
- a CDS encoding multicopper oxidase family protein, producing MTHTTDPASGAGEQHTGAHASSGRAAKGEHVKETRGRGGKGLHRRRFLGGMAGIGFGVVGAAGVGVSLLTGGNNNKASAATEATGTLNIPDLLETTTTDGTTTYTLTAKTGTSEVISGVTSTTAGYNGSYLGPTMKWTKGDTVLLNITNSLGDDTTVHFHGAHIPPKMDGGPQNAFADGETWSPTFEVLDEAKTLWYHPHALGTTAEQVVHGLAGMIIVEDDSDVSAALPSEYGVDDIPIILQCLAVDTSGDIKYEATGYRSSTTTFPVLVNGTNVDSTTLGFTATKTRTRFRVLNASPADIMTVQRSDGGTLTQIATDQGYLTEPAEVTTIRLVAGARAEFVLDLEDAVTLQAVVTTGWIRGGSGTYDFLTVTPEASDTPDDLPSSLNTITRYDTSDFTARTITLGQSGATMLINGSAGTSMSSMAMISTTLDAEEVWTIKNSTQLEHSFHLHDVPFQLIEINGEEPTGVNLGWYDTYEVVGGGSIKIAMKFTDFTDDTYMYMLHCHLLQHEDEGMMAALMVTES from the coding sequence ATGACCCACACCACAGACCCCGCTTCCGGAGCGGGCGAGCAGCACACGGGTGCTCACGCGAGCAGCGGCCGGGCCGCCAAGGGCGAGCACGTGAAGGAGACCAGGGGCCGGGGCGGCAAGGGGCTGCACCGGCGGAGGTTCCTCGGCGGGATGGCCGGCATCGGCTTCGGTGTCGTCGGCGCGGCGGGAGTCGGCGTCTCCCTGCTGACCGGCGGCAACAACAACAAGGCTTCCGCGGCCACGGAAGCCACCGGCACCCTGAACATCCCGGACCTGCTGGAGACCACCACCACCGACGGCACCACCACCTACACCCTGACCGCGAAGACCGGCACCAGCGAGGTGATCAGCGGCGTCACCAGCACCACGGCCGGCTACAACGGGTCGTACCTCGGCCCGACGATGAAGTGGACCAAGGGCGACACGGTCCTGCTGAACATCACCAACAGCCTGGGCGACGACACCACCGTCCACTTCCACGGCGCCCACATCCCGCCCAAGATGGACGGCGGCCCGCAGAACGCCTTCGCCGACGGGGAGACCTGGTCGCCCACCTTCGAGGTCCTCGACGAGGCCAAGACCCTGTGGTACCACCCGCACGCCCTCGGCACCACGGCCGAGCAGGTCGTCCACGGCCTGGCCGGCATGATCATCGTCGAGGACGACTCGGACGTCTCGGCCGCGCTGCCGAGCGAGTACGGCGTCGACGACATCCCGATCATTTTGCAGTGTCTGGCCGTCGACACCAGCGGCGACATCAAGTACGAGGCCACCGGGTACCGCAGCTCCACCACCACCTTCCCGGTGCTGGTCAACGGCACCAACGTCGACTCGACCACCCTCGGCTTCACCGCGACGAAGACGCGCACCCGCTTCCGCGTCCTGAACGCCTCCCCCGCCGACATCATGACCGTCCAGCGCAGCGACGGCGGGACGCTCACCCAGATCGCCACCGACCAGGGCTATCTGACCGAGCCCGCCGAGGTCACCACGATCCGGCTGGTGGCCGGGGCCCGCGCCGAGTTCGTGCTCGACCTGGAGGACGCCGTCACGCTCCAGGCCGTGGTCACGACCGGCTGGATCCGCGGCGGAAGCGGCACGTACGACTTCCTCACGGTGACCCCGGAGGCCTCCGACACCCCCGACGACCTGCCGAGCTCGCTCAACACGATCACCCGGTACGACACGAGCGACTTCACCGCGCGGACGATCACCCTCGGCCAGAGCGGCGCGACCATGCTGATCAACGGCTCCGCGGGCACCAGCATGTCCTCGATGGCGATGATCAGCACCACGCTGGACGCCGAGGAGGTCTGGACGATCAAGAACAGCACGCAGCTGGAGCACTCCTTCCATCTGCACGACGTGCCGTTCCAGCTCATCGAGATCAACGGCGAGGAGCCCACGGGGGTCAACCTCGGCTGGTACGACACCTACGAGGTGGTCGGCGGCGGCTCCATCAAGATCGCGATGAAGTTCACGGACTTCACCGATGACACGTACATGTACATGCTGCATTGCCATCTGCTCCAGCACGAGGACGAGGGCATGATGGCGGCCCTCATGGTCACGGAGAGCTAG
- a CDS encoding FG-GAP repeat protein → MTVASSHERRVPDDRLDTSGTAAAQTRHVVTADLDGDGVRDLVVANSGAGRVDVSKGTCRPPPPP, encoded by the coding sequence ATGACCGTCGCGTCATCCCACGAACGCCGCGTCCCCGACGACCGGCTCGACACCTCCGGGACGGCCGCCGCGCAGACCCGGCACGTCGTCACCGCCGACCTGGACGGCGACGGCGTCCGTGACCTCGTGGTCGCGAACAGCGGAGCCGGACGGGTGGACGTGTCCAAGGGGACCTGCCGGCCACCGCCACCACCATGA
- a CDS encoding cysteine desulfurase family protein, with product MAYLDHAATTPMLPEAVEALSAHLSITGNASSLHASGRRARRTVEEARETLAEALGARPSEVVLTSGGTEADNLAVKGLYWSRRDADPARTRVLASPVEHHAVLDAVHWLGEHEGARIEYLPVDSYGRVHPDALREALARDPDDVALATVMWANNEIGTVMPVRDLADVAAEFGVPLHADAVQAFGQVPVDFAASGLAAMTVSGHKIGGPYGIGALLLGREYTPVPVLHGGGQERHVRSGTLDVPAVASFAVAGRLAAEQREWFAREIGALRDSLVTAVRTAVPDAILGGDPAPDGRLPANAHFTFPGCEGDSLLLLLDAQGIECSTGSACTAGVAQPSHVLLATGTDPDLARGTLRFSLGHTSTEADVEALAKVIGPAVERARAAGLT from the coding sequence ATGGCATACCTCGACCACGCCGCGACCACCCCGATGCTCCCGGAGGCGGTCGAGGCACTCAGCGCGCACCTGAGCATCACCGGCAATGCCTCCTCCCTCCACGCATCCGGCCGCCGCGCCAGACGGACGGTCGAGGAGGCCCGCGAGACCCTCGCGGAGGCGCTCGGCGCCCGCCCCAGCGAGGTCGTCCTCACCTCCGGCGGCACCGAGGCCGACAACCTCGCGGTCAAGGGCCTGTACTGGTCCCGCCGTGACGCCGACCCGGCCCGCACCCGGGTACTGGCCAGCCCCGTCGAGCACCACGCGGTCCTCGACGCCGTGCACTGGCTCGGCGAGCACGAGGGCGCGCGGATCGAGTACCTCCCGGTCGACTCCTACGGCCGGGTCCACCCCGACGCGCTGCGCGAGGCACTCGCCCGCGACCCCGACGACGTCGCCCTCGCCACCGTCATGTGGGCGAACAACGAGATCGGCACGGTCATGCCGGTCCGTGACCTCGCCGACGTGGCGGCGGAGTTCGGCGTCCCGCTGCACGCCGACGCCGTCCAGGCCTTCGGTCAGGTCCCGGTCGACTTCGCCGCCTCCGGCCTCGCCGCGATGACCGTCTCCGGCCACAAGATCGGCGGCCCCTACGGCATCGGCGCCCTGCTCCTCGGCCGCGAGTACACCCCGGTGCCCGTCCTGCACGGCGGCGGCCAGGAACGGCACGTGCGCTCGGGCACCCTCGACGTGCCCGCCGTCGCCTCGTTCGCGGTCGCCGGCCGGCTCGCCGCCGAACAGCGCGAGTGGTTCGCCCGGGAGATCGGCGCCCTGCGCGACTCCCTGGTCACCGCGGTCCGTACGGCCGTCCCGGACGCGATCCTCGGCGGCGACCCGGCGCCGGACGGCCGGCTCCCGGCCAACGCGCACTTCACCTTCCCGGGCTGCGAGGGCGACTCCCTGCTCCTGCTGCTCGACGCGCAGGGCATCGAGTGCTCCACCGGCTCCGCCTGCACGGCCGGGGTCGCCCAGCCCAGCCATGTCCTGCTCGCCACCGGCACCGATCCCGACCTGGCCCGCGGCACCCTGCGGTTCTCCCTCGGCCACACCAGCACCGAGGCCGATGTGGAGGCGCTCGCCAAGGTCATCGGCCCGGCCGTGGAGCGGGCCCGGGCGGCGGGGCTCACGTAA
- a CDS encoding DUF4190 domain-containing protein, translating into MQLTAPATTRRTGVRDTDGMAVASFILGLLGLLVLNLFLGPIAIVLASVALVRGTTRRGRAWLGLGLGVADLLLLLAFMQADASVSWGF; encoded by the coding sequence ATGCAACTCACCGCACCGGCCACCACCCGCCGCACCGGCGTCCGTGACACCGACGGCATGGCCGTCGCGTCCTTCATCCTGGGCCTGCTGGGGCTGCTGGTCCTGAACCTCTTCCTCGGCCCCATCGCCATCGTCCTCGCCTCGGTGGCCCTCGTCCGCGGCACCACCCGTCGCGGCCGGGCCTGGCTGGGTCTCGGTCTCGGCGTCGCCGACCTGCTGCTCCTGCTGGCGTTCATGCAGGCGGACGCCTCGGTCTCCTGGGGCTTCTAG
- a CDS encoding TetR family transcriptional regulator: MSHTLGIRQAQKQKTRQALLDAALGLLEEQSLSSLGLREVTRAVGVAPTAFYRHFRSTADLGVALVEEALGSLHPMIRQTVASAESSDERITRAVQLIESHVTAYPAHVRFIARERHGGVQPVRKAIQEQLGRFVEEVRDELAKDPEAEGWSDDDLLMLSHLYVDQMLITASLFLEALEASPEERERVALRATRQMRLIGIGRHHWLD, encoded by the coding sequence ATGAGTCACACCCTCGGCATCCGACAGGCCCAGAAGCAGAAGACCCGGCAGGCGCTCCTGGACGCCGCGCTCGGACTGCTGGAGGAGCAGAGCCTGAGCAGCCTGGGCCTGCGCGAGGTCACCCGGGCCGTCGGGGTCGCCCCGACGGCGTTCTACCGGCACTTCCGCTCCACCGCGGATCTCGGCGTGGCCCTGGTCGAGGAGGCGCTGGGCAGTCTGCACCCGATGATCCGCCAGACCGTGGCGAGCGCGGAGTCGAGCGACGAGCGCATCACCCGCGCCGTGCAGTTGATAGAGAGTCATGTGACCGCGTACCCCGCACACGTCCGTTTCATCGCCCGGGAGCGGCACGGCGGAGTCCAGCCGGTGCGCAAGGCGATCCAGGAGCAACTGGGCCGGTTCGTCGAGGAGGTGCGGGACGAGCTCGCCAAGGACCCCGAGGCGGAGGGCTGGAGCGACGACGACCTGCTGATGCTGTCGCACCTGTACGTCGACCAGATGCTCATCACGGCCTCGCTCTTCCTGGAGGCCCTGGAGGCGTCGCCCGAGGAGCGGGAGCGCGTCGCCCTGCGCGCGACCCGTCAGATGCGGCTCATCGGCATCGGCCGCCACCACTGGCTCGACTGA